In Tripterygium wilfordii isolate XIE 37 chromosome 15, ASM1340144v1, whole genome shotgun sequence, one DNA window encodes the following:
- the LOC119979866 gene encoding uncharacterized protein LOC119979866 encodes MSLTPPTDDTGAITTSTTDGTGVITPSASTPPITGYVPSSINIDDPFLLTPTDYAVNKLISLTLTGDDNYHIWSCTILTALEARNKHKLVDGSLIVDNPDDTRYSSWKRCNSLVLWYASSNDTRVYKLRQALSATHQGSMNLWYLSCSLTTPGEDKYYVFLMGLGECFSAKHSHILSLDPLQGSLQLYPCGATFPSSNLPQSSLQMPPELCNQLMNFLKLTSNVSQQNDTSISNISSSSNFHVQTPLPTVSTVAGKIFSTLPILFVLTLPTLTVIPWIIDSGDSDHVVSSPAYLRSVKPLHNSYVTLPNGEKQVTTHIGLSHLEEDWNGNMHRGLYFLKTPTPTINSVLSLPKPPDSMLLHHPKMKHQPFSLSVTQSVSIFELMHVDIWGPHSLTSIDGYKYFLTIVDDFSRTTWIYLMHTKTETRFFIQQFCNYVETHSDTKRKHQHIINTARALRFHAHLPETFWSFCTIAAVYLINRLPSHTLDKYSPNQILFNKPQDYANLRVFGCLCYSVVTSPKRSKLSPRARAYIFLGYPLGVKGYKVFDLETHDIFISRGVQFHEHIFSFHMPPSTSSSPNSPPDDVVHDILPLLMHDHPLPQHLPSPTSVATPTPSPNASASYSDLSLCTSFSTPPPIRHSLRHTHPPSYLQDYHYNSVICISSSSFKGRPAHFAEAVKGLVWHKAMNLEFHKAIGFKWVYKIKYNPDDTLERHKTHLVAQGFIQKPGFDYNQNQW; translated from the exons ATGTCTCTCACCCCTCCAACCGACGATACTGGTGCCATTACGACTTCTACAACCGATGGTACTGGTGTTATCACCCCTTCAGCCTCTACACCACCTATCACAGGCTATGTGCCTTCATCCATCAACATTGATGATCCGTTTCTTCTTACTCCTACTGATTATGCAGTCAACAAGTTGATTTCACTCACCCTCACTGGTGATGATAATTATCACATCTGGAGTTGTACGATCTTGACGGCACTTGAAGCTCGCAACAAACATAAGCTTGTTGATGGCTCACTTATAGTGGATAATCCCGATGATACTCGTTATTCCTCTTGGAAGCGATGTAATAGTCTTGTG TTGTGGTATGCATCTTCAAATGATACTCGAGTTTACAAACTTCGCCAAGCTTTAAGTGCCACTCATCAAGGCAGCATGAAT CTGTGGTACTTAAGCTGCTCTTTAACAACACCAGGAGAAGACAAATACTATGTTTTCTTGATGGGTCTAGGTGAATGCTTCTCTGCAAAACACAGCCATATTTTATCTTTAGATCCTCTTCAAGGGTCACTACAGCTTTATCCATG TGGCGCAACTTTCCCATCATCGAACTTGCCTCAGTCCTCTTTGCAGATGCCTCCAGAGCTTTGCAATCAACTCATGAATTTTCTAAAATTGACTTCCAACGTGTCTCAGCAAAATGACACTTCCATTTCCAATATTTCTTCAAGTAGCAATTTTCATGTGCAAACCCCTTTGCCTACTGTTTCTACAGTGGCAGGTAAAATTTTTTCCACTCTTCCGATTCTCTTTGTCTTGACTTTACCAACGCTTACTGTCATCCCTTGGATAATTGACAGTGGGGATAGTGATCACGTTGTTAGTTCCCCTGCTTATCTTCGTTCCGTAAAACCTTTACATAATTCCTATGTTACACTACCAAATGGAGAGAAACAAGTGACTACTCACATTG GACTCAGTCACCTCGAAGAAGATTGGAATGGGAATATGCATAGAGggctttattttttgaaaacaccTACTCCAACAATCAATTCTGTTTTGTCTCTTCCAAAACCGCCAGACTCCATGCTATTACATCATC CTAAGATGAAACACCAACCCTTTAGCCTTAGTGTAACTCAAAGTGTGTCAATTTTTGAACTTATGCATGTAGACATATGGGGACCTCATTCCCTTACTTCTATTGATGGatacaaatattttttgacTATTGTCGATGATTTTAGTCGCACTACTTGGATCTACTTGATGCATACCAAAACTGAAACCCGATTTTTCATCCAACAATTCTGCAACTATGTTGAAACACATTCTGATACTAAG CGTAAACACCAACATATTATCAACACTGCTCGAGCCTTGAGGTTTCATGCTCACTTACCTGAAACTTTTTGGAGTTTTTGCACTATTGCTGCTGTTTATCTCATTAACAGACTCCCGTCTCATACTTTAGATAAATATAGTCCCAATCAAATTTTGTTTAACAAACCTCAAGACTATGCCAATCTTCGGGTGTTTGGATGTTTATGTTATTCTGTAGTTACCTCTCCAAAACGCTCCAAATTGTCACCTAGAGCACGGGCTTACATTTTCTTGGGATATCCTCTCGGGGTCAAAGGCTACAAAGTCTTTGATTTGGAAACAcatgatatttttatttcaCGTGGTGTTCAATTTCATGAAcacattttttcttttcatatgcCTCCTTCCACATCTAGctctcctaactctccacctgatGATGTGGTTCACGACATTCTACCTCTCCTAATGCATGACCATCCTTTACCTCAACACCTTCCTTCACCAACATCAGTTGCCACACCAACTCCATCACCCAATGCTTCTGCTTCTTATTCAGACCTGTCCCTTTGTACTTCATTCTCTACTCCTCCACCTATTCGCCACTCCTTGCGCCATACACACCCACCTTCCTATCTCCAAGATTATCACTACAATTCTGTTATATGCATCAGCTCCAGCAGCTTCAAGGGCAGA CCTGCTCACTTTGCTGAGGCCGTGAAGGGATTAGTTTGGCATAAAGCCATGAACCTTGAATT CCATAAAGCAATTGGCTTTAAGTGGGTTTACAAGATCAAATATAATCCCGATGACACACTTGAACGTCACAAAACACATTTGGTTGCTCAAGGTTTTATACAAAAACCTGGTTTTGATTACAATCAAAACCAGTGGTGA
- the LOC119979867 gene encoding uncharacterized protein LOC119979867, whose translation MFVSAWTNTYLHFGNLTTNRVESQHAKLKKYLGSSQSDVESIVSCIHQLVQAQATSIKASLEKSRHLVKHRFNTDQFRELRGFVSIVALNLIFNESEQSKVVREDSYTCGCKLRTIYGLPDDDIDYTVELQMFAEQFNRHSRPGKFNLPRKIREIIKPSTTIVQDPVVLKSTRGHPSSKKKAELHTHCNPITPDSVEHDFLQSYQKSRHSISMGHQSSLKKAGKVTHTEPGRHSCSSLYGTPPLPTQRSSRSSNVTHEHIYVRQFPPILHPYIGSVQDVIPDGNCSFWAIAVCLGFGEHAWDTIRRDLIGELSAFWHEYVAMFGSEEHALGVHNSLNFFELDRAAPVQHWMTMPNMGFLNWGLPDAYHCASVELLQILDFRAIIILNPVARIPRPRANIVW comes from the exons atgtttgtctCTGCTTGGACAAATACGTATTTGCATTTCGGGAACTTGACCACTAATAGGGTCGAGAGTCAGCATGCAAAGTTAAAGAAATACCTGGGATCATCACAGTCAGACGTTGAGTCCATAGTATCTTGCATTCATCAGCTCGTCCAAGCTCAGGCCACATCAATCAAGGCTAGTTTGGAGAAAAGTAGACATCTCGTCAAGCATCGGTTCAACACAGATCAATTCAGAGAATTACGTGGTTTTGTTTCGATTGTtgcgttgaatctgattttcaACGAATCTGAGCAATCTAAAGTTGTCAGAGAAGATTCGTACACCTGTGGATGTAAACTTCGCACAATCTATGGACTACC AGATGATGACATAGATTATACTGTTGAGCTACAAATGTTTGCAGAACAATTTAACCGTCACTCACGACCAGGAAAGTTCAATCTACCGCGGAAGATCAGGGAGATAATTAAACCCTCAACTACTATAGTACAAGATCCAGTTGTTTTGAAAAGTACACGTGGACATCCCTCTTCGAAGAAAAAAGCAGAATTACATACTCATTGTAATCCTATCACACCCGACTCCGTAGAACACGATTTTCTTCAATCATACCAAAAAAGTAGACACAGTATTTCAATGGGACATCAATCCTCATTGAAAAAGGCAGGTAAAGTAACTCATACAGAACCAGGGAGACACAGTTGCTCATCCCTCTACGGTACTCCACCACTCCCTACACAAAGGAGTTCCAGATCAAGTAACGTTACGCATGAACATATTTATGTTCGCCAGTTTCCCCCAATATTACATCCTTACATTGGGTCTGTACAAGATGTAATACCTGATGGAAATTGCAGCTTTTGGGCAATAGCTGTTTGTCTTGGTTTTGGCGAACATGCATGGGATACTATCCGTCGTGACTTGATAGGTGAGTTGAGCGCATTCTGGCATGAATATGTTGCAATGTTTGGTAGTGAAGAGCATGCATTGGGTGTTcacaactcactgaacttctttgAACTAGATAGAGCAGCACCAGTTCAgcattggatgacaatgccaaacatgg GTTTCCTTAACTGGGGGTTACCCGATGCCTACCATTGTGCCTCAGTAGAATTACTTCAG ATTTTGGATTTTAGAGCTATTATAATATTGAATCCAGTAGCCAGGATTCCCAGGCCAAGGGCTAATATTGTTTGGTAG